The genome window TGCTCTTCATGGAGACACTATAAGATTTCTCCTCCATAATGAAACAAACTTTTACTGCGACATTGAAAAAGCACTTTGCATTCCTGCATCCATCTCTCATCATGGCAACGCAGCGAATTGGGAGTGATCTTGACTTTCAGAGGCTGCTAATTCCCAGGTCAGGCATGAGGAAAGAAAATACTCGGCACGCACAGGAAGCCCAGCCTTGATGAAACATTCTGTTTCAaggtaaaagaagaagaaaagacatgTTGTAGCACAGCAGAACATTCATTTAgaaatctgctgctgctttaaaaaCCTTGCTGATTGGGGGATTCCTTTGAAATTAGACATGATATCGATTGATTGGTCATAATAAGACACCCTGAAGCCAACAGACAAAAGATGAAGAGATGCTCTGCGTAAATTTCTGACACTCTGGAAGTCAAATATTTGCGTCAACATCACTAAATACGATGTCAGGATGTTCCTTTAAAAGATGCATGTAGAATTATGATAGTGAGCGTGACGTCAGAGAgccaattaaatatttatagcCAGTGGCTTAAGTGCATATACCTTCACAGCATCGGGAtcccggggggtggggggggggggggggggggcagaacaaTCGTGATGGTGAGAGTTTTGGGAAGGTGTTGGACTTTCTCTTCCCCCTCTCACTCGACACATGCAGGATTAGGAAGGAGGATAAAGGTGGGCTTCAACTCATCGGGGGTTCTGATGCCAGACTTGCTTCAGGCTACTTAAGGGAAACGTATTTGGgggatggctgccccccccccccccccccccccccctctgaaccTGCGCTAATCATATTCCGCTCCCAAGTTTATCTCGCCCAGTTCAGCAGCCTATGAACAGAAATAACGCGACTTGTGCGCACTGGATGCCTCCGAGAAGCCAGCCCCATCCTCACATCAGTCACATGCCTCTCTGTCTGACTTTAAAACATCCGACATCACAAGCAGACTCCGCGCGCAGAGCGAGAAAGGAGGAGGACCCTGATGGAGAACCATGCAGCGCGTTGAACCCATGGAGACATGGCACATAGGTTCCTCTCGTCCACGAGCAGATTCAGCGCCAGACTCGCCTTCGTGTTCACGGTGTCACTGTCCTGCACCTATTTGTGTTATAATGTCCTCTTTGGTCGCAGCGCAATCATGACAAACCAGGGCTACGAGGGGAAGCGGTGTCCGCCGAGCAAGAACACGGGAGGGAAGAAACTTCTGGGGAAATTGGACCTTTGCGCTTCGCTGGAAGTGCGCTCCGCTCTGGATGAGTCTGCCGTCCAGCGAGGATCGGGCGATCTCCGCGGGCAAAGTAAAGACCCTGCCGCGTCTGGGAGTCACTGGTCTGACGTGAAGTTGAAAAACACGAGTGTTGAGCAAAAATACGGGAATAAGAAGCTGCCGAATGCGTTAATTGTGGGTGTAAAGAAAGGAGGCACCAGGGCGGTGCTGGAGTTCATCCGGATACATCCAGATGTGCGCGCTCTGGGAACGGAGCCGCACTTTTTCGACAGAAACTATGACAGAGGGCTTGACTGGTACAGGTGAGAAAAACACTTAAGAATTATTGAGTTCTCTGAATTATCCTGacaaattgtactttttttcctttcttcctttttttaagatttaaaatgtgttgtaTTCATGTATAGATGCGTATAGACGCTTTCAGACTGGAGCCAGATCTGCTCTGCCGAGCTCCAGATGGAGCATGTTCTggattaaaatattaatttcctATCACGCATGATATAAATTACAATATCTCAGTAAGGAGCACACATTGGCCGCGCCAGGGCATCACGTGTGTTGGCAGggcaaacagaaacacacgaTGGCATACACAGACCTAAATGCAGCGCATCACTCCCAGCACAGGTTTGATGCACCCCCGATCAGATCGCTGTTCTCCTCAGCACTGCAGATGTTCACTGCCTGTCGGTGCTGAACTGACAGCTCCTTCAGACGGATATGAGATCAGCCAATCAATAACAGCCACCAGCACAGAAGACACATTCATCCCTCATGTTAAACGCTGCCTTTAAACCAGGTACACCAAATGCACAAATGATACTGCTGTATAGCTGAAAGCACAAGAGCTCTCACAAGGCGCAGCGAGCCATGACCTCCCACCCACCCAACCACCCACATcgcttttattttactcttaaTCTTCTCTCTCTAGATGACTGGGATTTTCAGACCCTataaatgctgattgaataCGTTGAAAGCACAACTTCAAAAGTTTCATCTCAACTGAAAGATTGGTTTAAATAGGCATGAAATGAGTGAACACAATTCCACAAATGCCTCGATGGAAGCAACCACACAGATCCACTGGTTGTATGGAAGGGTACATACActcattttcatcttcaaaAGTAAACAGTAATTCATGAATTAAACAGTTAATGCCATCAGTGTGACTGCAGAATCCACTCTCAGCAGCAGCGTGCATTCATGACACATCAGAAATCATGACAACTCAAATCTCCAGCAGAGACGACACTGTTGGAAATTATGGTCAAGTTGGGATTGGCAAAGTCTGAATTTAAGCAAGGATCAAACAAGATCCTAAGTTCATGTGGTTTGACTTTTGGAAATTTACATCAATGGAATACTGCATTCTTGTGACAATCTGACAGTTCATAGACTCCACACAAATAATTTGACAATTCCACGGACACAAAGTTTTTCAACTTGATTGAGTGACACTCGTTGTATTAGACTGGCTCTCAGTAATTACCTGCCACAGTTTTTGGGTTGTTAGCAGAATGTCGCACAAAGTTTCCACTTGATTGGCTGACGCATTTGTCTCTGGAGCACGTTGTGCTGTTCTGCACAAAGTGCTATCAGTTGGAGTACGAGTTTACTCATCAACCAGCTGCAAACAGAAGTATTTGTTGTGAATtaatacatttgtgtgtgttttttctttatttaatctTTTGAGTGAGTCCATCAAAGCAAAATTTCAATCATGGGCTTACTagcaaataattaaattaaatcaaatgttgaATGCAATTACGCTGCCAATACATGTTATACAAACAtcttttaaatatattcatttcaaTGGCAGCCAGTAGAGCTCAAACCAActccaaatgtaaaaacaaaatcctctCTAATTCAATCAAGTCTTTTTCATTGTTTAAAGATTCCTGGAGTTACCCCCTTATCTGGATCTGTAGCAAATTGTTGGTTCCCAGTTCATGATCTCTGTAAAACTAAAGACATCGTCCTGCCGAGACTAAGAGATTAATGCTCTCACAGAATAGCAGTATTATGAAGCAGCTCAACTTTATGGTGACTAACATGTTACCGGTATAAGGAAATGAGAAGTTTCTTCAAGGGACATCTGACGGCATTTTAGTGGCTCTGGCGTTACAAGATTTAGAGCGAGGATCAAAGTGATTCATTGCTTTCAGCactctataaaataaaagaaaccgTCGTTTCAACTTTTCATCTTCTGTTCATTCCCAGTAGATAATATGTGCTGCACTTGCTGGACCACGCAACACGTGACATTAAAGTCAACGTCAGCTGCAGTGCGCTGGCCGGTTCTGTACACCCCGTCCTCTCTCGCTGAACGCCTGACAGATCATAAGAAAAAAACTGCGACCGTGTTCATTACCGGGCCTTCTgaagagaacacacacagcctcattTAGTTCATGTGAGGCTATTCGTGTTACCATACAGCTCCAGAAGACACAGACGCTTCACCACCACCGATTTCCTTGAACTTCTCCAACCACTTCCCCATCCTCCACAGAATCGTAAAGATCAGACAAAAACACATCGCCGTGCACCATCAAGACTTAAAAGGGCATCGCCGCTCTATTGATTTCACAGGAGCAAGCCGCACTTTCAGTAGATTCCTTGAGAGGCTCTGAAATTGTTTGAGAGGCTGCAGCTACATATATTCTCCGGGTCCACATTAATTGGCTCTGGGAGGCTGAAAGCTCTGGAACAGCATCACCAGAAAGGTTGCTGAGGACAAAAGGTTGGATGGccctcatttaaaaataaaatataaaaacccTGCATATTATACAGTCAGGGATGGTAAGGCCTAAGTCTGCATCATTCATGAGCTGTCTTCATTCCAGTGCAGCTCAGACATGCATTGGTTAATGTTACTTACAAAAGGACTCGTTTTCAGTAGTTTCTCCAATGAGGCCAATCTGGCATGCAGAGATGGTTTTTCCTTTATTACAATAGTTTTGGAGAAAAATCGAATCATGCATACATTATAAAATAGTCACATCACAGATTCATCAGCACTAACCAACTTATAGTGTTTTCCTAACTGATTGATTTCATGAAATTCTCATTCAGACAATGTATAGCTTCAGTATCTCAACATCTGTGGGGTAAATTGTTGTAAAAACTGATGCACAAATTTGTGTCTCACTCAAGATTAGTTGCAAAAACAAAGTTAGTCTGTATTTAAGAATTCCTTTTGTGCAGATTTTGAAACACATCCCCGCATAAAACGGATGTATGAACAAATTATGTTTTGCTTGTTAACATGCTAAAACATGGTGTACATGTACATGTTAGCATGTTGTTGTCATGCTTAGCTTTAGTAGGACTGACTCAGTGGTATCGTTGCAGGCACACTCTTGCCtatgagttttgtttttctgtcaagGTTCAGGACAGAAACGTTTCCTGGACTGCAATAAAAGGGGTTGCAGAGAAAATGACAGAGTTTGCATTTATTGTGCTTCTCCTCCAAAACAGATCTGGTAGAACCAATGAGGGGGTTCAAGTAGTCACCGGGGTGTGAACTCCATTTCCTGCGGGAGACACATAGATCATAAATGATAGCTTCATAAGTCACTTAATGTGTCTGGAAAATAGTGAAATGAATCAGTCCTTGCAACAAATAACACGATCAAATCCGCTCTGTCAGGCATCCTGCAGCTACGCAGCAGTCCTCTCACACTCACAGCTAGTCATCCTGTTAACttaactacccccccccccccatcctttgaTCAGAGATCAAATCCTGCCTGAGCTTTTCTTCCTTGTCTCCTCTATGCTATGTCCTTCTACTTTCCCACCATCTAAGCAACGAGAAAGGTGTATGCTCTCCATTTCTAAGTACCCTTGACTGTCACTTTGCCGCAGGCGATTCTGTAAATGCGGAAAGAACTTCTTAGGATTTCAGTGTTAACGACAATTGTAGAACTCTCCAAGCTGGTGATTAATAGGAAGGATGTGTGCAGGGGGGCAGGAATTTATCTGCCCGTCATCGGTTAAGACATTCACAttgttatcaggaaggacacgTAATGTTGCATTTCAAGACTATATAAAACAGGTTTCGTCCACCCCACAGTGTCCATCAGGTGACATCCGCAGCCCAGGTGCAGCCAATGCGCCACAATATAAAGCAGAATAGCAACCATAAGCCGTAAGCCTCATCTGGCAGCGTGCAGCTCAGAGGGATTTCAGAGGCTTTCCAGTCTGAGCATCTTCATTTCAGCCTCCCTGGACACTTTCTCATGCCACATGTTAATGTGACAGTTCGTTCCTCAGCTCATTTCAATGTGTTATTGTTGAAGGAGTGCAAGTGTCAGTCATTTCCATCAGCAGAGCAAACCATGAATAATTGTTATTTCAAAGAAATGACAGCGATTAAATCGGTTTTGGTTTGAGGTCAAATGCAttatgctattattattattttgttttgctctgtttTGATTCTATATTGAGGCTAAGGAAGACCCTTCACTGCAACACTGTCAGGGTTAGTCCGTCTGCTATTATACTGCTCTTTAATTAAgtttgaaaaatgtaattagatTTAATTACAAAATAGATGCCTGTTTCCAAGAGCACTAAATTTCTAGTCACGTCTGTTCCTCAGCTCACTGAAGTGGCCACCGGATTGCTGCTTTGCATGGACTGCTCTTTGTTAACTCTTAATAGACTGTTTGGAGGCAGCCGGCCTCCGTGGCTGGTGATTAACGATCAAATGTCACCGCTGCTGTAATCTAAGTGAGTGATACTTTAATAATGGAGCAACCTCTCGCCGATGGAGACCGGATCTGCGCTGTCATAtcaagaaagaggaggaagccaTTTTTAGGAAGACAATATGAGAATCGCGCAGCATCCAGACGTGCACGATCGACCTGAGTAATACAAACCGTTAATGGGGTTTGACAGCAGGGAAGCTCGTCTGTGTGTGGTATTGGCTTTTCAGGACATTTCGGGACAAATGGTTTGTGTAAGAGACAATTTAATTAAGCCAGTTTGTGAAAGAATGGAAACAAAGTTTGTCACCTGAAAACCTTTATCTGGTctatttttacctccgccaaggaggttatgtctTTGACAGCGTTTGTCTGGTTGTCaacaggattacggaaaaactgctggatggatcttgatgaaaaaaaaatctgaagatggatctgAATCTTAAGATTCTGTAACTATTAGATTTTAGTTTAAGCCTGTAGCATCATCATTTGTTATTTCACAGTCCAATTTATTTCCCGATCCCTTTAAGACATTCTGGATCACCAAATCTGGAATATGCATCATACATAATATTGTTGTTCCCAACTTCCCATCCTGCACTGGTAAATAAGATTTATTCCTGCAGAAAAGCTAATGATCTTGCTGCAACTACAAATGTACAATTTGAGAAGTtcgaacagaaaacaaacaaacttcagTATAAAGTTTAAGACCTGCCTTGTattgtattactttttttttatgtgttcagTTTTACTTTGCAGTTTCCTGTCGCTACTAAACCTGCTGCCTTGTGTTTTTCTGTAGTTAAAAGTCACTTTGAAAATAATGATATGAACAGAAAGCTGTAATTCTAATTATTCTGGATATGATGAAAGCACTGAACTTCTAAAAACCATAAATAAACGCTCTCAGTGTGACTGTGTTCAGCATGACTGCATACACTACTGTGTTAAAACAAAGACTATTATTTGCTGGTCTGTGAAATGAACAGGGcctgaacaaacacagcatgTGATGCTCGTTTTGATCTAGGCATCTCCGCGGTCAGCTGACCTTTACTTGTTCTGATGATCTGCATCCCTGATAAGCCTGAGTTGCTTTTTGCCTTGTTCGACTCGATGCACTCGTCTGGAGCTgaacagcttcttcttttctttgaaatcaaacattacatttagAGGCAGCGTTTTGTGCTGTGGGTGGATGTCTGAATGTGTTGGGATTTTGTAGAAACTCTAAAGTGTTTCATGTGCTCCCAGTGGAGCTGCACGCTGCTGGAGAATGGTTTATCTGGGTTTGATGGGGAGTTCTTGGTCCTTTTGATATAAAGACACCGGCTCCCAGGACATTGCTGCTCATTAATGATCAGCGATGACGACCAAGCTCGCCGTTGTTAACCTCATCCATCTCAACAGAACTGTttcaaatgaatgttttatCCCTCTCTCTTACCGACTACTAAATCCTTGCAGCTCAAAAATGATTAGAACAGTAAAATGCATCGTTGAAATTGCCATAATGTTCCTTATCGTGAAGGGATGCAAttccaaaataagagcgcataattcacaataagagcacatACCAATCAGCCTTCTTCTGTGTTTAAACAAATAGATGTGTGTATTGTTTCATATCCAGTATGAAACGTTCACACTGATTATATGAAATTTTATTAATAATTCAAGTACTAATGTTTTTAAAACAGCCGGAACCCATTCTGTGAGGTGAGTTGCAGATATGTAGAAAGAATATACCTCTAATCCTGTAGTAACCAAAATAAATGAGCTTTTAAACATGTTGTTCTGTTTGGCCGGGTCTCATTGGCAGCAAAGCACAGATCTTCCACACCTGAGTTCACTTTCTCACCCTGATTAAAATGTCACAGTCAAGCGTGTAATTCAAGTCGACTCTAAGTTTCacagagaaatggaaaaaaagtcTGTAAATTACACCAAAGAATTTAGTGTTGACTGCGGGAGAATGTGGTAATCAATCAGAGTACTTCACTCAAATGTCAGTTaatcaaggtgtgtgtgtgtgcgtgtgtgtcactgtCACAGAGTGAGATATTCActttaaagtgtgttttaaaTTGACTGATAAAGCACTAAGGTttcagaaacaggaaggattaTAACCTCAAGCCTTTTCCTGTGGAGATGCATTCATGTAGATTTTCTTACTGCTGATAATTTGCTGCCAAGCAAGGATTAAAGAAAGGCCCAAAATTCTATCTTCTAAGTCCAGATTCTGTGTGCGGTGCTGGTACTTACTGGGGGGCATGGGAACAAACAAATCCTTATGGTAGGGTTAGAGGCTCGTAGGAGATCCTCTCATCTACACATCATTCATCTGTGAGGGGAGCAAAATTGTGTGGAACTAACAAGCTGATAAGAAACATACATTTCTCAGCACACAACCAAAGATCTGTTTAGATTATGCTCCACCTGGAAGATGgctgcaatttctttttttagtgtGAAGCAAGCTGTTTCCCTGTAAATGTGCTGTTCTCATAAAAGATTAATAGCTGCCTATAGTGGCCCTGAGGCACCCAAGCCAGCAACTCGGCCTTCATGAATAAACCTAAAAAgatctatatttatatttcatatgTAACCCATGGATACTCCTACCTTGATAGAGAAAGCATTGAGGTTAGGTTTTAATCAAAGTCTTATTCCAGTGCAGTATTCAATCATCTCTGAGTGGCAGCCTACCTGAAATTCAGAAAGTGGCTCTTGTTTTGTGAGACAGATTAATTCAGGGAATACATCTGtcataaaagtaaaaaaaagagtaaatagTAATAtgctgcattattcattcatccattcattcattcaccagTATTATTGTGCAGATGCTAATTTTTCTATTTAACTGGGCACCTGTATGGATAATCTGTGAATTTGTTCAAGGCATTTGTTGCCTGAACATCCAACGCTCATTAATCTGCTTTTATCGAACCAAAGTGCTAAAGCAGAATAATGTATTACACTGGGAAGGAAAATTAACATGACAAATATGAGAAACACATAGAAGCATTTGCTCGTAGATTGCTGAGCTATTATTTTggcaggatgatgatgatcatttTGATGCATGATTTTACTGTGCAAGCTGTCCTGGCACCGATGAATATCCAGCCACTATATTAAGATTGTGTTTATTTGGATGTTGTTTGCCATCATTTGACATTGTGTTGGCTGGAAATTTGAAATAATGTCTGCAGTTGGATTTCTTTGAGATGTCATTAAACTTTCCATAACATCAGGTAAATTCTTGTtaagtaacacgtcctttttgCATGTTTCCTATCCGTTCTGTTTTGCCAGCAGGGTAAATTAATTTACATAACTATAATGACCAGTTCTTAGCTTTAACTTAAGTATTTTCTCTTACTGAATACTTGTACTCCTGCGAAATTCATTTTTACAGCTATAGCGGTTCATGACTTTGCTAACCATTTCTCGGTGGTCGTgttacatgtaacagtaatgactaagatacaaaaaacacataagtacagaacacatcacaaaacagcagcagcaacagcagcaggagtAGGGTCTTTATTTGGACCCTAAATGTCGCAGTGTGTAGTAAATTTAAAAACTATGTGGTCATGCtcaaagagaaaaatcaaaaCAGGAATTTAGAAATATTTGGAGACGGGAGAATAACGATCGCAGATTCATCCATGtgcatttattcttttctttctcatccCAGGGGACTAATGCCACGGACACTAGACAGCCAGATCACATTAGAGAAGACTCCCAGCTATTTTGTCACCAGAGAGGCGCCCAGACGCATCGCCAGCATGTCCCATGAGACCAAACTTATTGTCGTGGTGCGTAACCCAGTCACGAGAGCGATCTCGGACTATACACAGACTCTTTCCAAGAAGCCTGACATTCCCACCTTCGATGAGCTGGCCTTTAAGAACAGAAGCCTGGGTCTGGTTGACTCCTCCTGGAACGCCATTCGAATCGGGATGTATATTGTACACCTGGAAAACTGGCTGCAATACTTCCGCCtctcacaaatacattttgtgagCGGGGAACGACTAATCACAGATCCAGCGGCGGAAATGGGCCGGGTTCAGGACTTTTTAGGACTGAAGCGAATAATCACAGACAAGCACTTCTACTTTAATCGAACCAAAGGCTTCCCCTGTCTGAAGAAACCGGAGAGCAGCAGCCAGCCACGCTGTCTCGGCAAATCCAAGGGCAGGACTCATGTACAGATTGAAGAGGAGGTCATAGAACAGCTGCAGGAGTTTTATAGGCCATTTAATATTAAATTCTATGAAACTGTGGGACAAGACTTCAAGTGGTACTGAAAGTGCCATACAGAAGCAAAGATGATATTTTAAATGGTTGCTTCTGGAGATAAATGTAAAGAAGGGTGTTGTCTGCAAAATGTTGAAATGACAAATTTTAACCTTTGTAAACTGATTTATGTATAGGTTTagaaaactaaataaaacaattaaaatatatttaaaataatatagtTTCACATAAGGTTTGGCTCATTCTGACAAGTGCCATTTCTTTGAAAGAatatacaaaaacatttatttataagatatatacatttattatagGTCAACTAGCACCAGGAATCGCTGCTTTTCTGTTGATGAATTGCTGATGAATTCATCCTTTCAAAGTGAACCGCTGGCTTTAATGTTAAGATGATTTCTTAACATGAATTTGGTTTTTCTGTAAAGAGTTTTATCTCCTTGCTGAAACAAGGTCCCAAGAAAAGGTGATATGTTGAATCAGTGTACTGCAgctgaagaaaaacacagacagaagcTATAACTCAGACTAAATGTTGGACTCTTCTTCGGATCTCTCTGTGTTGGTATTTTGTTTGATCGATTAAATAAAATTCAAAATTCTCAGTTTCAGGTATTGTATTAatttttggtttatttgtgagtgcagcacacacattttctgattttcaGTAAAAACATTCAAGTGGAACCTGATACCAGTCTCTCTAACAATCAGCAGTTAAAACAAAACCAGATGATTCATTCAAGTCATCAAAATTAAAACTTGAAATatgatatacatatatatcccTCGTCCCTACAGGACTACAATTATGCATACATTTTAGTAATCCTCGTGAGAATTACATTAACTGACATCTGGCCAAATTTAAAGGAATACAAGTTCACATGTTTATCAAGGCGGGTGAAATATATAACAACTTTGCCAAATGGCACCATACATTTCATTGATCTCATTAAACACCAAGATTCCTCTTCTGATGGATTTGATCACGCTCTCTCTGAATGGCCTGCAGTCTACCTGGCTTGTTAGGCCGGGTAGACTgtagccaatcacagctgtcaTTAATAATTTTACTAAAATGTCCAGAATTTGACCCAAAGGAGCAAGAAAAGtgtataaaatgaatgaatctatACATAAAGAAATAACAATCCAACAAAATCCCAAATTAATCATATGTAGATTAAAGATATATTTGTGTACTGTGGAATATGATGGACTTCTTTGGACAAGCACAGGATTAAAAGCAGAGACGACCTCTGCAATTATTTCATCTGAAATCCCCAGTTTATATATCCCACATGACAACGGATTTAGATTAGACGTTCATGGTGAATTGACTACAAAATGACCTTCCATACAACTGAAACTGGAAGTCTGTCGTGTCTCGTCTTGGTTCATCGTTCACTTTAAGTCTGTGATGTCGACAGTcgctttatatttatattagcCCCATAATGTTCTTTTATTACTGTTTGACACTTTATAATTTGTTGCTAATTTCATTTTAACGTAAATgtaaacaagcacacacaatgGAAAATCTTAGTAACTACACGCTTCTGAAATGCTTACGCTTGATATTACTTAGCTATGATATACGGTAGATGGAAAGCATCCAggatgaaacacacaaaactgaGCTGCTGTTCTGGTGATATAAAATGAATTCATCCTGTTACCCTTCCTACATTTAATTCCCCCGCTGCTGGCCTATGAGTGGGCAGCCCTCTCTAGTCACATAGACTAATGTGACTGTGATATCACATATTATGAAAGCTGATATTAGCTTGTTTAAAGAtctttacaatatatatatatatatatataatataatataatataagacaAGGGAAGAAAATGATGCCTTTCAAAGCTCTGCACATCTGTTTTGTTGAATGTGCTTCTTTAATTGCAATATTTCATTGCAGTGTTTGCCTCATCTTCATCGGCCGTGTCGTGCCTACAGCCGTGTCAGTGGAAGCACAGTGTTCATTTATATGTGGAATGCAATGACTTCGCTTTATGTGTTAAGTATGCTGCTAACTAAAACCTGATTGACCA of Brachionichthys hirsutus isolate HB-005 unplaced genomic scaffold, CSIRO-AGI_Bhir_v1 contig_851, whole genome shotgun sequence contains these proteins:
- the LOC137912932 gene encoding heparan sulfate glucosamine 3-O-sulfotransferase 2-like — protein: MAHRFLSSTSRFSARLAFVFTVSLSCTYLCYNVLFGRSAIMTNQGYEGKRCPPSKNTGGKKLLGKLDLCASLEVRSALDESAVQRGSGDLRGQSKDPAASGSHWSDVKLKNTSVEQKYGNKKLPNALIVGVKKGGTRAVLEFIRIHPDVRALGTEPHFFDRNYDRGLDWYRGLMPRTLDSQITLEKTPSYFVTREAPRRIASMSHETKLIVVVRNPVTRAISDYTQTLSKKPDIPTFDELAFKNRSLGLVDSSWNAIRIGMYIVHLENWLQYFRLSQIHFVSGERLITDPAAEMGRVQDFLGLKRIITDKHFYFNRTKGFPCLKKPESSSQPRCLGKSKGRTHVQIEEEVIEQLQEFYRPFNIKFYETVGQDFKWY